The Psychrobacter arenosus region ACCACATTTAACTCACTAGGATAAGAGTTGATTCGCGAATTCAGCAGGTCGTTACCAAGATTGCCTTCATCTTGACCATTGTTAATTAACCAAGTGATAATTTGCTTGGTAACGCGCCTGCTATACATCAAGTTCATATGGTTGACCCCGTAAAAGACGGCTTTGCGCCCTTCTGGTACAGCTAACGCATGCTCGCCTTCATGCTCCCCCAATGCTGACTCTATCGTCACCAGACTGTCCCCTAATAAGCTGGTCGCTTTCGACTCATAATGGCCCTCGACCAAGGTGCCGGCAATCAGATAAGTGCGTACATGCAAAGGCAAACGCGCAGGGTGGCGAAAATCTGCTGGCAGGACACTGCGCCCCTCTAAAGACTGCCAATCGGCATCGCGAATACTGCCGTGGCGTAAATCAATAACGCCCGCACTGCGTAAATCACCCAATTTTGCTAAAGAGCCCGCAAAAGGCAGTTGTGAAATCCTTTCTTGTACAAAGTTACCGATGCGCTCTAGACTAGCTCCCTGATGAGGAGAGCCCAGCGTCATCAAATTGCCCACGCGCTTCATCCAACTAAACCCTTGCTCCTTACCATAGAACAGCGAGCTACGCGCCACTAGGCCGCCCATACTGTGCCCAATTAAGTCAATTTGGCTAATGTCTGGATTATTATTTACCAAGTCCTGTAGCGTTTTAGACAGGTCGCGCCCGTTGATAGAGATCCGTCGTCCGGTATTATAATTCAGGTATAACACGGTCGTGTTGGGCAAATTATCGACTATCTGCTGCCCTAAATTGCCAATATTGGAGGCCTGCCAACTAAGATGGCTTAATCCCAAGCCATGACATAACACCACTACTCGACCTGACAGCGCTTCACGCTGGGGATAGCCGTTACTGCCGTATAGCACCATCGGGATCGCTAAGGGATTGTCCTGATTGACCAAATGGTCTCCCATAACCCCATTTAAGATATTGACCAGTCGGCGTAAGCTACGCGGTAAACGCCGAACTTCTTTGGGATTGCGCACGTTATTGTATAACCGCAGCCCTGAAGCCAGATTATTGCCCACCAACGTCATGACTCCCCGTATCGTGCCATAAATGCGCCCTGTAATCCCACCAGACCAGCGGCTCAAATAGCCTTCATTAAATCGCCCTAAGGGTCGCAATAGAATCTCACGGTGAATGGCTTCGACGATATCGGTAATCTCCACCACCCCTATGGCCGCCAACTGGGTCATGCCTTCAAAGAAATCGGCCAAAGAAATAGGATCGCGCGTTGCCATCTCATAGCTGTCATCGACATTAGCAGCCGTCATTTCATCTAAGTAGATATAATCTAAGGCTGCCAGCTGCTCATAAACATCACCCTGAAAACGGCCATTGAAATCAACACTAGGGTCGATTTCAGGGGGGCGCCGAGTAGTCGCAAATAGGTCATGAATGGTATCACTGGGCTTAGACTTGGGCATAATGTAAACAGTTTTAGAGGAAGAAGTAGCTCCTATATTATCTTGTCTATGAGCCAATTAGAAGACTATGATTTGTATGCTAAATATAGTTATTGGTTACCTAGCGTTATGAACTATCGTTGACTAAAACCCCGAGTGATTATTCGGGGTTTTTAACTCTATAAAGCCGCGTGATACAGTCGCGTAAGTTA contains the following coding sequences:
- a CDS encoding alpha/beta fold hydrolase; translation: MPKSKPSDTIHDLFATTRRPPEIDPSVDFNGRFQGDVYEQLAALDYIYLDEMTAANVDDSYEMATRDPISLADFFEGMTQLAAIGVVEITDIVEAIHREILLRPLGRFNEGYLSRWSGGITGRIYGTIRGVMTLVGNNLASGLRLYNNVRNPKEVRRLPRSLRRLVNILNGVMGDHLVNQDNPLAIPMVLYGSNGYPQREALSGRVVVLCHGLGLSHLSWQASNIGNLGQQIVDNLPNTTVLYLNYNTGRRISINGRDLSKTLQDLVNNNPDISQIDLIGHSMGGLVARSSLFYGKEQGFSWMKRVGNLMTLGSPHQGASLERIGNFVQERISQLPFAGSLAKLGDLRSAGVIDLRHGSIRDADWQSLEGRSVLPADFRHPARLPLHVRTYLIAGTLVEGHYESKATSLLGDSLVTIESALGEHEGEHALAVPEGRKAVFYGVNHMNLMYSRRVTKQIITWLINNGQDEGNLGNDLLNSRINSYPSELNVVL